A part of Blastopirellula marina genomic DNA contains:
- a CDS encoding SdrD B-like domain-containing protein produces the protein MLAGDVASPWHNEFMPTDVNSDGVLDQQDIEILVGELKSMKSGALAAQNSLLEGEQSLYLDVDNDGKLTQRDLLSAMDALTLEGEPVVAPSDYRADYDVEIVHDSATTSEGGSKNVNLNDTFTLNIYVTDVSEIQSGFSQAFVDITFDSTKLTIDDPSTAVVTGPGFSSQTGDVPSNVTPYGGKNANDNQFVEAGKLKWMGGIYPFAPQNGMQRFLLASVTFRAVAEGTVDFTVDVRPYTLIDQLTDNPDPDATEVAFNQIERDGQPTSNVEENLAATYVYDQGASGEQLVRFDGGTVSVVIEAQPVAGANFDSYNVNEDYFGDDENSTPPAVTIGGVQYYVLDVLANDLDSANNPVTGDRSRFNIDSITQPTNGTVTIQTNAQSIPEIVATGITSHQVLLYQVPANLGGVTETFNYTTTDSGSPNNTGTTNADVVVAIANVDDAPIAGDASFTLNEGETVSGFALDYASLQGGPDETETLTFVEFIIPANLQGTFTPILDVNDNPTGEFTYTSAIPGLTESVQYVVSDGGDQTATGTLTFNTLLDSLIEGVVYFDSDNDGVVDENLDNAASAESRIGGVTLELVNSSTGAVIATTRTDAFGTYSFAGFDEGTYSVRVVDPRFTRKGKTTAGDFTITGNEISGITIGNGQAGQYSGLNFGYRGRDYAYISWGDTMASTTEDSITLAFSKSGGTATLEWYNVDEGWDRLTNINSDYIYLDPVTKSMQVAFEVTVDGQAESQYVVQAYSPSTPGYVVVAETAEGIIIRINGTGSQVMTNLAAVDAAFANL, from the coding sequence ATGCTGGCAGGGGATGTCGCTTCCCCCTGGCATAACGAATTCATGCCAACCGACGTCAACTCGGATGGCGTACTCGACCAGCAGGATATCGAAATCCTCGTTGGCGAGTTGAAGTCGATGAAGTCGGGGGCCCTCGCTGCCCAAAACAGCTTGCTTGAAGGGGAACAGTCCCTCTATCTCGACGTCGATAACGACGGCAAGCTGACGCAACGCGACCTTCTGAGCGCGATGGATGCGTTGACGCTGGAGGGTGAACCAGTTGTTGCGCCTTCAGATTATCGAGCGGACTACGATGTCGAGATCGTTCACGATTCAGCGACGACCAGCGAAGGTGGTTCGAAGAACGTCAATCTGAATGATACGTTCACGCTCAATATTTATGTCACCGATGTTTCGGAAATTCAATCGGGCTTCTCTCAAGCGTTCGTCGACATAACGTTCGACTCGACCAAGTTGACAATTGATGATCCGTCGACCGCCGTCGTAACTGGCCCCGGATTCAGCTCCCAAACGGGTGACGTTCCAAGTAATGTGACACCGTATGGTGGCAAGAATGCGAACGATAATCAGTTCGTTGAGGCTGGCAAGCTCAAGTGGATGGGGGGAATCTATCCTTTTGCACCACAAAATGGGATGCAACGATTTCTGTTGGCGAGCGTAACCTTCCGTGCAGTTGCAGAAGGAACGGTTGACTTCACCGTTGATGTGCGTCCTTACACGCTTATCGACCAATTGACTGACAACCCTGATCCGGACGCAACGGAAGTGGCGTTCAACCAAATCGAACGAGATGGTCAACCGACCTCAAACGTCGAAGAGAACTTGGCAGCTACCTACGTTTACGATCAAGGAGCTTCAGGTGAACAGCTTGTCCGTTTTGACGGCGGTACTGTAAGTGTCGTGATCGAAGCCCAGCCAGTCGCTGGTGCAAACTTCGATTCCTACAATGTCAACGAAGATTACTTCGGCGACGACGAAAACAGCACGCCTCCAGCCGTTACCATTGGCGGCGTTCAGTACTACGTGTTGGACGTCCTGGCGAACGACCTCGATTCAGCGAACAACCCGGTTACTGGCGATCGTAGTCGCTTTAACATCGATTCGATAACGCAGCCAACCAACGGTACGGTCACGATTCAAACGAACGCTCAAAGCATTCCTGAAATCGTGGCGACTGGTATCACCTCGCATCAGGTACTTCTTTACCAGGTACCAGCGAATCTTGGTGGAGTTACCGAAACCTTCAACTACACGACAACTGACTCTGGTTCGCCAAACAACACCGGCACCACCAATGCTGACGTTGTGGTCGCGATTGCCAATGTCGACGACGCACCAATCGCTGGCGATGCATCCTTCACACTGAACGAAGGCGAGACGGTTTCGGGCTTCGCTCTTGATTACGCGTCGCTGCAAGGCGGTCCTGATGAAACCGAAACTCTGACATTCGTTGAGTTCATCATTCCGGCCAATCTCCAAGGGACGTTTACGCCGATTCTCGATGTGAACGACAACCCAACCGGCGAATTCACCTATACCTCGGCTATCCCAGGCCTGACCGAATCGGTGCAATACGTCGTTTCTGATGGTGGTGATCAAACCGCAACCGGTACGCTGACCTTCAATACTCTGCTCGATAGTTTGATCGAAGGTGTTGTCTACTTCGACTCTGACAACGATGGTGTCGTCGATGAAAACCTCGATAACGCCGCGAGTGCCGAATCCCGTATCGGTGGTGTCACACTGGAACTGGTCAACTCGTCGACCGGAGCCGTAATTGCCACGACACGTACCGACGCATTCGGAACGTACAGCTTTGCTGGTTTCGATGAAGGAACCTACTCGGTCCGCGTTGTCGATCCTCGTTTCACCCGCAAAGGTAAAACCACCGCAGGTGACTTCACGATCACCGGTAACGAAATCAGTGGTATTACCATTGGTAACGGCCAAGCAGGTCAGTACTCAGGCTTGAACTTCGGTTACCGCGGTCGCGACTACGCCTACATCAGTTGGGGCGATACCATGGCTTCCACTACGGAAGACAGCATCACGCTGGCCTTCTCGAAGAGTGGCGGTACTGCAACTTTGGAATGGTACAACGTTGATGAAGGTTGGGATCGCCTGACGAACATCAACTCGGACTACATCTACCTCGACCCAGTTACTAAGTCGATGCAGGTCGCCTTCGAAGTGACCGTCGACGGTCAGGCCGAATCGCAGTACGTCGTTCAAGCGTACTCGC